The region gtgtaaagcactttgaattgccctgttgctgaaatgtgctgtacaaataaagctgccttgccttgcctcgCCTAGGGTATGCTATCATGTATTCCATGGAGTTGGGCCATTTCATCCTCCTGCGCTCTGTAACGGACAATGTGGCGGCGAGACAGCGTCGattaaatattaagaaaaaaaaatttgatttaagattttagaaggtgtttatggaacaaATATAACTCAGTACAAGTGCAAATTACACTATTGGATTTATCTTCACAATATTGTGGatgatatggagagaaaaaacgtGTGTGAGAGATcaatacttgaaaatattaAGAGTAATCATTATTCCCACgtttactttctgcagtctgatCAGATCAGATTACCACCTCACCATCTGTGTCGCCAATTcccattgtctccaaaatgtgcgtATGCATGGGTCAGAGTTTGCGCGGAGGACAGCACATTCTCCCGCCaagtttgtttttgataaatcaCAACCTTTGCGTGTGAAATGTCTTACGCACATTTTCAGCCCCGTTGTGTGCGTATGCCttgtttataaatgagacccctggtCACACATTGGCTGGGGAGTCCCAAACAATTCAGCCATTCctttcacctttttatttttttaaataaactatgaAAGCAGTTTTGGGTGCCAAAGCCAATGACTGGTGGAAAGTTACAAATCCTAGCTAAATGAGGTTCATATTTACTAAATTATCACATCTAAATTAGAGTACTTTAGATGTAAATACTATATTTGACTGTGAAACATGTGTATATGCAACCAAACCATATACAACCATTAATAGCCTTTTCTGAGCCCAAGCTACAATACAATAGTCCTTTGTATTACCAatttcatgtatattcatgCGACAGTATGCCAATAGCTTGGTCCGGTGGACTTGATTCCGGATACTTCAAGTCCTTTCCAAAAAGTGTGATAAAATGAATGGCAAGGCAGTCTGTAATTGTCAAGATCCGCATGGCTACTGAAACCATGGTTCACTGACAGATTCACAGCCACTTAATTCTTAAGCCCCATATATTGTGAGGTTCAAAGCACGGACCCCGCACATCTATAAAATCTCCCAGATCACTTATTTTAACACTTATTTTTTGGAAGTCcattacaaatatttacagGGACAGATAAACAGGACCATCCCAATCCGTGTTTGGATTATTATGAGTTTCTGGATCCTGACCTCCACTTTGTTTGGTGGCAACAACATGCCCTCTTCTTTTCATTGACTGAATTGCGTTATGTACAAAATATTTGACTTCCCTCCATGTTCTGGTGTTCAAGGCAGGTTCAGCAGCTAAACATGCATCACAATCCTTTTTGCCTGGCACTTTGACCAGTTTACACAAGTCTCCAAACTGACGCCTCACTGCAGCCTGTTCCTCCTCACTCCACAACCTCTTGTTTCTCTTTTGAGGCTTGACAGCTGGAGTAACTCCTTTTCCTGCAGCAGACATAGTTTCCTGTACAAGAGGTGTTCTGTCAAGAACACTAGGTCTATGGATTGTTGGGACAACCTGTGCAGTTGTAGGGGCCCTACATGGGGATGAGCCTGTGGGGTAGGCTGGTGCACTTGAATGGTTCAGAGGTGTGAATGAAGAAATGATAGGCCTACTTCTGTCATTTAGTGTTGAGAATTCAGGGACCATTGGTGCACTTGTAGTCAATGGCGTGAATGTAGGAATCATTGAGGTGCTTGGAGAAGTAAAGGTGGCAAAATTAGGAATCATTGTTGAACCCGTTGTGTCCTGGGGTATATACACAGAAGATGGTGGCATAATTGTGGCATTCTGTGTATAAGGAGACAATGGCATAATTATGTTGTTCTCTGATGTGTAAGAAGGAGGCATAAGTGCATTTGTAGTGTTATGTGGAGTAAATGTAGGAACCACTTGTGTATCCGTTGCATTCAGTGGTGTGAAGGTAGAAATCAACGGTTGACCTGCATGGATCATGTTTGTACCAGTAGAACACAAGGATGCATATGTTGAAGTCATCTCTTGGGGGAAGTTGGTTGAAGCCATTGTCATACAACAATGTGAACTTTCTCTCAGGTGATCTGGATGCACTGTTGTCAGACTACAGACGATGTTTGAGTCTTCTATATCTTTCTCTGTGGTTTGCACTCCAGCTTTTGGATGCAATGGACTCCCATTTACATTTCCTTCGGCATGATGCTGGTTATTTCTCCTTCTTATTGTCTGTAGAGTGTTGTGTACATAGTTTTTTACATCTGTCCAAGATCTTCCACCAAGATCTGGTTCAGCAGCTATGCAAGCATTGCACTCCTTTTTACCTGGAACCTTCAACCCTGTGAAAAATTCACTCAAGTAATGCTTCACTGCAGCCTGCTCCCTCTCATTCCAAGGTCTTCTCTTTAAAGCGACCTTCTGCACAGTTCCTAAAAAGATAAAGAGTGTATCATGGTTATATAAGTGAAATAAGAATGCTGTATTCTCTCAAATTAAAACTATAATATGTTAACTTCAGAGCTTGACAGTTCATTCTTGAAAAAGCAAGATTTGTTGCATCAGCTGCTGTTTCAAAGAAAGCTTGACTTGTCTAAAGCTTCAGAACAAACAACTAAGTAGACCATGAGTGGAGACTGTTTTGTCAAGTCCTGAAAAGGAATTAGAAAAATTGAAGTTTGAACTGAGAAAACTTAATATCCTGATGAAGATGGGTGATAAAGTTCAAAGTTCCAGAGCAACTATGTGATCTTAGAGTGGAGATTTCTGTCAAACGTTGGCTACACATTGAAAGCACTTTGTAATTAAAGAACACATTCATGCAAAAGGATcttaaggagaaaaaaaagttactcaCCATCACTTGCAGTGCTGGGTAAATCTGATGGCAGTGTTCGATCCATCTTGAGAAGTTGTTTGCTCACTTCCTCCAGCTGTGATGCATTTTTTGAGAGGCTGTAACACTCCTCGCTGCTCTTTCCTAAAAGCTTGGCCACTTGATCTACTTCACCTTCACTGAGGCTCATTAGCTGCCAGCAGCTGGCAATTTGCTCTCTTAATGATGAGGATAAGAGTGCATCTGGGTTTTTAACTCCACATTCCATTGCAGACCTTCGGAAACAATCCAATCCTCTGATGAAGGATGGACCTTCAGTCCGTGCAAACAGGTATGGGTTTGTTTTTGACACACCCGCCTGTTCTCGACTTTCAACGAGTAAGTCAATTGACAAAACCATCCTTTCCGTTAGCATAACCAGCATGTTCCTTCCGTACTGACCTTCTAGTTCTAACCTGGTGAAACGGCTACCAAGGTCAAGCTCCAATTTTGTGCTTTTCCTTATTTGATCTGCTGAGGGCATAAATGTTCCCCTACTCTTTTTACAAGTGTAAGTTTGCAAGAGCATTCTACCAATATTTCCTACCCTTCCTCtgttaaacagacacacatctgcCAGAGTGGCCTCACTGAGCTTTTTCCATGTTGACAAATTAGGACTTTCTTTCAAATCCTGCCTAGCTTCCTCTTCTTCCCCTGAGATAAACTTGTGGAGTTTTATCAAATCTTCTGTCACAGTTGATTTGTCTACTTCCACTTTCTTGACTTCTTGCTTTAGCGATAATGCAAGTGCTCTGCGAGAAAAACACTCACTCCATTTTGTATCAAGAAGTTGTATGAACTTTTTCACTTCACTTTCAGTTTCCCTGTCCTCTGTCATGCGACTTTCCCCAAAAGCTATTTCCGCAGCTCGTTTCAAAGAGTAGCCAATCTTTGTGACAAGGGAAACGGTTTTAAACTTACTGGAACTGGGGTCAAAACCACTAGCTTTTTTGGCCCCTTCAATGGCCAATTCAAATTTGGATGGTAGACATATTTCATGCAAGTACTTCACGCTCCTGTCAAGCTCATTTACAGCCACCACGAATCTGCCCAGTTCCCTCATCTTTTGTGCAATATAAGCAAACTGGGACTTGTCATGGTCATACTTAGCAGACAAGGCATTGCCAAATTTACAAATAAGTGGGTCATTTCTGATGTGCCTTGAGATGTCATCTTGATGCATGATGTGAATAATTTCCTCACAGCCTCCTGTTAAGAACTCTGACATTGGAAGCAGCCGGGAGGCAGCACTGTGGACTCTACTTCTTTTTGTCCCATCGGACAGTTTCTGATCTCCTTTTTTGGCCTTACACGACCGCTCATGTCTCCACAAATCGGTTTTGCgataaaaagcaaaacagtgCTGGCAAGGCAGGAAGTCACGAACTGATATGCTAGGATTTTTAACCTGTTTTTTGGTCACAATTTCCCCTTCACCACTTTTGAGAACATGGCAATTATGTTCATAATCTCCTTTATTGCGAATTTGGTCAAGCAAAGACTGTCTAACTTTGGAACCTTTAGGAAAGTGTATTGCATGGGCAACATCTATTTCCTCTGAATGTTTCTTTTCCAAGTGCTTTGCAAGTTGGGTAAAAGCCATTTTGCAATATAAACAGAAGTGCTTTTTccctgtctcttttctctcatcaTCCACTGTGCTAGGTATTGTTTCAAACACTTTCTTACAGGTCCTTGAGCTGCATCGTGTTGGTTGTTTGTTCTCTACAGTTTTCTTGCTGCGCCGTGATTGCCTTTCAGGAATCTCCTTTGTGCCCGACTCAGAGAGAACTTGATCTGTACCATCTGACTGACCTGCCATCATTTGCTCTGCCTCATCACTTAAGTAAATAGCTTCTCCAAGGGACCTTTGCGCGTCAGCACCCCTTTGTTCCGTTTTGTCATCGTCCCCTGTCAGCCTGTCTTGCTCAGTGTTAATACCGAAAAGGCCGCTTGGCATTTTTTCACCGTCTTTTGTACAATCCAAATCTTGTTGGATGTTTCCTTTTACTCTTGGAGTACCCTCGTCATTTCTTGTACTGTCAAGGTTAGAAGTCAACCTAAGAGCATTGCTCGAACTTCTCTCTTCAATCAAGCGCCTCTCTCCTTCAATTGACCCCGTCTCACCAATAGTACAAGCCTGTAAAAGAACAAGCATATGTAAGACTCATTGCCAAATCAGACTCATTATTGACTGAATTATTTGATTGAGCGAACTTAAAATACGCTCTGATAAAAATGTagggaaaacaaaataaaataaaagttaaattttgGTTTGCATTTCTGTTAAGTGGTGGTGATAAGTttgaagacttttctttttgtatctttttcaacattctttgcacattttttaaacggATCAGCACCTTGGCAATGCCCCACCAAGATCCAAGCTCATTCAAACAGAAGTCAATGTGATGGCCACACATCACTTTTTAGCCCAACATTGGTATCAAAAAAACCTTGACACCTCCCATGTCTCCAGTACAAAAACCACATGTGACCCATTCGAGAACAGTTAATGGCTTTATTGGATCAATCAGCGTTTTGACATTGTAAATGTCTAAGCAAGTATATGTAGTCATGGGGTGTAGGATGAAATgctacatggaaaaaaaactaaatatgtacTAATACTACACTTGCATTCATGGCTtgcaatcaaaacattttttttttttacttttgatgcCATATACAAAAGGTTTTGGCTTAGCGTAGCTGTGTTTTCCCAGTAAAATCTATAAAACTTGTGACAAGGTACAGATGCCAAACATGGGAACATGGTGTTCAACCATTCACATAATATTTAAGGAACATTATTTAGAGGTTATGTATGCTGTaaatgattgattaattgataagATAAAGTCTTAAGTGGGAATACATATTATTTACTAATGCATGCCGGGTGCACATGTTGTGCTATGACCATGATGATGAAACATGTTCTGAAAGCATTTTCAGTATGTACCTGCTTCAAAGGGTTCATCTTGTCCCATTAATTAATGTGTTCTTCTTCCATTGGTGTAATCACTGCAAGGGAAGATAACACCACAGTCTCTAATGTGCACAAATTATGATGAGTATCATGATGGATTAATAATATTAGGTCCAAATGACTATAGTTCATACATTGAAGAGCAATTTTAAAaccatgttgttgttgatatGATAAACTAGCTTAACTTTAGCTCTTAACAGCAACAAGTTATTAGAGCAAAGCACATTTCATGTCAGTGGAGATTTTTGTTagctttttaaatattctaaAACAATACAGTTAAGGTTGAACGTTAGCAACATGGCCCTTTAGCTTTCAATACATTATAGGTATAACTTTTAAAACCTACCAATTACCACAAAATTGTTCTTGCTTCATAAACTACAAACAAAAGTTGCTATCAAACTAAATCACtgcaataacaaaacataattacacTATTACAACATCGCTTAACATGTATCATGTATTAATTtccattaaaaatgaaagtattTGAGGCCAGACTCTTACCTGGGTTTGTTTCAGAAGCAAAGGTGCTTTGGACTTGTGAAAAACATCTTGAGGGGTTGTATTATTAGTAGTTGTGAAACAGTTGGGCTGTGGATGTAGAACTTAAGACAGATTCCTTGATGcagttttgaaaaagaatttttaatttaacagcgCTTTATTGGTCAATGATTAAGATCCTTTGAATGTGATGGATTGAAATGATCTATGCCAGATCATGTGGCTTAAGTCAGGAATGTTAATGGTTCAGTATCTTCCATTACTAATGATACAAGTGTGTAAATTGTAACATTTATTACAAGGTTTCCTGAAATAAGAGGTTCCATAAGTCTAAATTTATTGCAATCAAATCGACGATGATTCTATATGAGTCAGACAAAATGTCTACATGCATCTCTCATctgaaacatgtttaaagtTTGTGCTCaaaacagcttaaaaaaaaaataaaggctcACATGGAGACATTAttcatggaaataaaaaaattgccaGACAACCACTGTTTATGTAGAGTGCTTCTCAAATATTCTTTACAATGTTGCTTCTCCTTccacaaaataaagaataagaGATAATATAGAGCGAGCGGGTCATTATCGCAAATTAAACCTTGAGCAGGGTAATGCAGGACCTTGGCGCAAAGCTTAACATTATCACACTTATTACACGGCTACTTACTAAAGAAATCAATAATTTGaccaaaaaatatttaaaagtgaTTTCATGAAAATAACTATACATAACTCTTAAATGTTTCTAAACCTGACATTTTTCCTCTGATGTTCATAAATGACCTGTTACAGCAAACAAGACAAAGGGAGAATGCTCTTTTATATAGTGTTTATTAGGGATGACCCAATTGTTCAAACATCGATCATTATTGGTTGATATTTACTAAAAAAGTGTGACCGGGTGCTCAACATTAATCTCTTCTAGGGCTGTTGCGATATGGAATAAATGAATAATCGcatgataaataaaaaggagCTGGATTAATTTCTCCGGCTgccattctctttctctctctctctcagcataACGAGGAGTAAACCCTTGTGTCAGTTACTTGACAGCGGCATGGTCTGTGTGTGAGGAGGTGGAACTCCTGCCGTAGCCTACTACAGAGTGCAGCAAAAAAGCTGCGTAAGGAGAAAACGCTAGTTGAGAGTTGtaggaataaaaagaaaaagaaaagaagatggaATTGGTTTCAACGCGACAGCAACTGTTTGGGAGCACTTTGGATTCAAACCGAATGACCATGGTGAATCAATTAACTTGAGCTAGTCTGAGCCGAGCTGATTACTACACACAAGTTAATCACTTGGCCAAGAGCCTGTGCTAGCCTGTGCCTGTTCATGTGAAGTAAAGTCCTTTCGCGGCTGCCTCCCACCCACCTTATTGGCCAGGAGAATCGAGTATTCAACAAAGCTGTGTATTGAGACATTTTAATGTCAGTTAATGAATTTTTAAAGCATAGTGCCTGGCTGGGCATGTATTTAACCCCATTagtgacatacacacacacgcacacacacagacacacgcaggGCAACCAAGGTGCAAGTTTTAAAATTTGTCATATGTGATTTTGTCTTGAATCGAGGGCGctatttcaatatttattctCTTTAATGATTGTGTGTTAATCTGTGTCTTCAACTTTTCCTCTTATTCCTTGCTGCTGCAACAGtgggaatttccccattgggggaTTGATAAAGGATTTGGAATCAAGAAGCCTTGagctatactgtatgttaatcaaaaatgttgtggaacaaaataaaataaggcaCAAGCTAGTCTGCAGATAAAAATTCTAATGGTTTGGGTGAATGGttatataaaatgtacataCCTCTTGGTCCAGATTGTAGTCTTCTTTGGAATTGAGTGCCAATTTTACAGCCATGTAATCTCCACTTTTCACAGCATCCCGCAACTCACCTGACAGACACAAGGCATAGTTTCAAGAGAGTATTAGATTTCCCAACAAACACATATTggacaaaatattgaaatgagCCATTTATCATCATGTATTGCCTGCTCTGCAGTAAAAAACGAGCTGGTGTTTGAGAAATGTCCTATAGTCACACCAATCGCTTAATAGCGTAACAGagtctacatttttaaaagaagccAAACGTGTTCTGTTTCAGTATtccacagcacacacactggAATAAAAATACTCACTGGGTGACAACGGTGGACCTGACAGGATCTCATCTTCCCCGTTCAAATGTTTCTGGAAGTCATCCAAAGTCATCCAGTCCAGGTTAAGATCCATTCCTAGATTCAAAGTGGCTTGGCCTTTGTCTGTAAAACACAGAATGCAGAGAAAGATGCTTTATTAGTTGGCAGGCTGAAACCTTTCATACAGCAACTCAAAGATGTTGCTCATACGTGTTTTAAACCTCAGTCAGTGTTTGTCGTAGTAAaacagtagtagttgtagttatttctttttaagGATTATTTTTGGAGGaatttttaagcctttattatGCAGGACAGCTGTCGATCTGAAGGATGAGATAAAGGGAATGACataggttggagttgaacctgcagCGGCTGCCACAAGGACTGAGTCTTTGTATGTGGGGCGCACGCTCAAACATATGACCTATCTAGGTGCCCcggtaaaatgtaaaatttgagGTTAAACAGCTTCATATTTGGAAGCATCATACCACAGCATTTGTTCAGTGGTCAATCAGAAACATACCAGATTTGTCAGCGCCCTCTGGTGGGTCCTGTGGGTCCTGACTGTCATCACATGCCATGAAGAGTCTGGGCTCactgtcctctctcctctttctcctgtcCTCTGTTGGGGTCTTCTTCTCCCTGCCGGGCCGCTGGGCCTCTTCTggcctctccttcctctcccgGGAATCTTCTCCCGGCTTCTGCATTGCTGTAGActcttctgtctccctctcGTCACTGTCCAGGCTAAAGCCGTAACTCTGGCCGGGTCTGGAGACTAAAGGGAGGACCAGATAAGTGGTCATATTTCTTTGGAGTCAAAAAGACAGCCTTTAACAAAATACTGTTGACAAGAACATCTCATATTGTCATCTCCTTATGAGTGAGCAGTCATGAACTtcaatatttacatattcagggtaaaaacataatttccttGTTGCTATAATAAAGATTCAATCGCACCTAGACACCGTTTTTACCTGGAGTTAGGTTGGTCTTTTATGTGGAGTCAATTTAGGTTGATGTTACTATGTAAATGTTCAAACTAAGAACATCAATAactaa is a window of Etheostoma cragini isolate CJK2018 chromosome 11, CSU_Ecrag_1.0, whole genome shotgun sequence DNA encoding:
- the mphosph8 gene encoding M-phase phosphoprotein 8 isoform X3, which encodes MAEIKAKKEAEAKKIVVSKPLPTKSDVFDADSESESEGKDHPTEEAIKKKKKTKVREKEEEPTPKKKKKKDRRKEEFRPLPAPETDDEDEEEERASTPPSPLKEKKTDSKKRLVDSDEEDDEPVPSKKHKKEKGKDGGKHKKEKGEEGKKKKVKKERKTETSEDEAAAPLEDDLSLSESPMDDTASTDAVVKSAEKPCLDDKGKPKKGKWEVKLQGIKDLIHDKKSKKPDATQKESSLQKLKNLTSKVKEDAALHSDSSDSSTLHKKAKSKGQESTSAPPKVPSSSTSSSSSSSSVTAASSTKLKEDEVTKEEVLGQKDATGSTNLFEKFLLTCEAKDRAPRRPPVHQPAAEKISSKPTKLIGKIEKISKTAKESSAQKPEPEKMEKTKQSDVSRPGQSYGFSLDSDERETEESTAMQKPGEDSRERKERPEEAQRPGREKKTPTEDRRKRREDSEPRLFMACDDSQDPQDPPEGADKSDKGQATLNLGMDLNLDWMTLDDFQKHLNGEDEILSGPPLSPSELRDAVKSGDYMAVKLALNSKEDYNLDQEACTIGETGSIEGERRLIEERSSSNALRLTSNLDSTRNDEGTPRVKGNIQQDLDCTKDGEKMPSGLFGINTEQDRLTGDDDKTEQRGADAQRSLGEAIYLSDEAEQMMAGQSDGTDQVLSESGTKEIPERQSRRSKKTVENKQPTRCSSRTCKKVFETIPSTVDDERKETGKKHFCLYCKMAFTQLAKHLEKKHSEEIDVAHAIHFPKGSKVRQSLLDQIRNKGDYEHNCHVLKSGEGEIVTKKQVKNPSISVRDFLPCQHCFAFYRKTDLWRHERSCKAKKGDQKLSDGTKRSRVHSAASRLLPMSEFLTGGCEEIIHIMHQDDISRHIRNDPLICKFGNALSAKYDHDKSQFAYIAQKMRELGRFVVAVNELDRSVKYLHEICLPSKFELAIEGAKKASGFDPSSSKFKTVSLVTKIGYSLKRAAEIAFGESRMTEDRETESEVKKFIQLLDTKWSECFSRRALALSLKQEVKKVEVDKSTVTEDLIKLHKFISGEEEEARQDLKESPNLSTWKKLSEATLADVCLFNRGRVGNIGRMLLQTYTCKKSRGTFMPSADQIRKSTKLELDLGSRFTRLELEGQYGRNMLVMLTERMVLSIDLLVESREQAGVSKTNPYLFARTEGPSFIRGLDCFRRSAMECGVKNPDALLSSSLREQIASCWQLMSLSEGEVDQVAKLLGKSSEECYSLSKNASQLEEVSKQLLKMDRTLPSDLPSTASDGTVQKVALKRRPWNEREQAAVKHYLSEFFTGLKVPGKKECNACIAAEPDLGGRSWTDVKNYVHNTLQTIRRRNNQHHAEGNVNGSPLHPKAGVQTTEKDIEDSNIVCSLTTVHPDHLRESSHCCMTMASTNFPQEMTSTYASLCSTGTNMIHAGQPLISTFTPLNATDTQVVPTFTPHNTTNALMPPSYTSENNIIMPLSPYTQNATIMPPSSVYIPQDTTGSTMIPNFATFTSPSTSMIPTFTPLTTSAPMVPEFSTLNDRSRPIISSFTPLNHSSAPAYPTGSSPCRAPTTAQVVPTIHRPSVLDRTPLVQETMSAAGKGVTPAVKPQKRNKRLWSEEEQAAVRRQFGDLCKLVKVPGKKDCDACLAAEPALNTRTWREVKYFVHNAIQSMKRRGHVVATKQSGGQDPETHNNPNTDWDGPVYLSL